Sequence from the Clostridium botulinum genome:
TAAATGCATTACCTTATATTCAAAAATATTATGGTAAAACAATAGTTGTTAAATATGGTGGAAATGCAATGATAAGTGATGAATTAAAAGAAACTGTTATAAACGATATAATTTTAATGAAATGCGTTGGTATAGATCCAGTTATAGTTCATGGTGGTGGCCCTGATATTTCAGATTTTTTAGATAAGTTGGGTAAACAAAGCGAATTTATAAATGGATTGAGATATACAGATGAAGATACAATGGAGATAGTTCAAATGGTATTGGGTGGCAAGGTAAATAAAAATTTAGTTTCTTTAATTGAGACCTTTGGCGGTAAAGCTATTGGTCTTTGTGGAATGGATGGATCCCTTATAAGGGCTAAAAAACTAGAAAAAGATATTGATTTAGGATATGTTGGTGAAATAACAAAAATAGATACTAATATCTTAAAAACAGCATTAAACGCTGGATATATCCCCGTTGTTGGAAGTGTTGCTTTAGGTGAAGATGATAATAAAGCATATAACATAAATGCTGATATATGTGCTTCAAAAATTTCTTCTGCATTAAATGCTGAAAAATTAATATTACTTACAGATGTTCCTGGTGTGCTTGTTGACCCTAAAGATTCAACTTCCCTACTTAATGTACTTAGATTACATCAAATTCCAAAACTTTGTTTAGATGGAATAATTAAAGGTGGAATGATTCCCAAGATTGATTGCTGCGTTGAAGCAATACGAATGGGTGTTGAAAGAACCCATATAATTGATGGCCGTGTTCCTCACTCACTTATTCTTGAATTATTTTCAAATGAAGGTATTGGTACAATGATTTATTAAGGGGGCTATTAATATGAATTATAATTTTAATGAAGCAAAAAATCATTTAATAAACTCTTATAATTTTTTAGAACCTGTAATGTCTTATGGGGATGGAGTTTAT
This genomic interval carries:
- the argB gene encoding acetylglutamate kinase, encoding MNHNERAKILVNALPYIQKYYGKTIVVKYGGNAMISDELKETVINDIILMKCVGIDPVIVHGGGPDISDFLDKLGKQSEFINGLRYTDEDTMEIVQMVLGGKVNKNLVSLIETFGGKAIGLCGMDGSLIRAKKLEKDIDLGYVGEITKIDTNILKTALNAGYIPVVGSVALGEDDNKAYNINADICASKISSALNAEKLILLTDVPGVLVDPKDSTSLLNVLRLHQIPKLCLDGIIKGGMIPKIDCCVEAIRMGVERTHIIDGRVPHSLILELFSNEGIGTMIY